The Gemmatimonadota bacterium genome has a segment encoding these proteins:
- a CDS encoding GH1 family beta-glucosidase: protein MSETIRFPAGFLWGAATSAYQVEGSPLADGAGPSNWHRFVHEPGRIDNGDSGDIACDHYHRWADDVVLMRGLGLNAYRFSVSWSRILPSGRGSINKPGLDFYDRLVDRLLQYGIAPSVTLYHWDLPAALDDLGGWLNRDVAGWFADYAGVVVRALGDRVPMWTTLNEPWVVSDAGYLHGVHAPGHRSTAGTPLVSHNLLRAHGAGMQAIRAEGGKSAGLVVNLEPKYPATDRAADVAATRRADAYMNRQFLDPVFLGSYPEELAEIFGVDWPRFPDEDFALIQQPLDFLGVNYYTRNVVCDDPSALPIRAGRVRQNAALHTTLDWEVYPAALTDVLLWITERYPSLPLYITENGAAFLDTDPADAELVHDPLRVDYFRSHLMAVHDAIYQGADVRGYFAWSLLDNFEWSAGFAKTFGLFRVDKPSQRRIPKASSRFYTDVIRSHGEALGR from the coding sequence TTGTCTGAGACTATCCGCTTTCCCGCCGGTTTCCTCTGGGGTGCCGCCACCTCGGCCTATCAGGTCGAAGGCTCGCCACTCGCCGATGGCGCTGGCCCCAGCAACTGGCACCGCTTCGTGCACGAGCCCGGCCGGATCGACAACGGCGATAGCGGTGACATTGCCTGCGATCACTACCACCGCTGGGCCGACGATGTGGTACTGATGCGCGGGCTCGGACTCAACGCCTACCGCTTCAGCGTCTCCTGGAGCCGGATTCTCCCCAGCGGGCGCGGGTCGATCAACAAACCCGGACTCGACTTCTATGACCGTCTGGTCGATCGCCTGCTTCAGTATGGTATCGCACCGTCAGTCACCCTCTACCACTGGGATCTTCCCGCTGCGCTCGACGACCTCGGCGGCTGGCTCAACCGCGATGTGGCCGGCTGGTTTGCCGACTACGCCGGAGTTGTCGTGCGCGCGCTCGGCGATCGAGTGCCGATGTGGACGACCCTGAACGAGCCGTGGGTCGTCTCCGATGCCGGATACCTGCACGGTGTTCATGCCCCCGGCCACCGCAGCACCGCCGGGACCCCGCTGGTCAGTCACAACCTGCTGCGGGCGCACGGCGCCGGGATGCAGGCGATTCGTGCCGAAGGCGGCAAGTCGGCCGGACTGGTCGTAAACCTTGAACCGAAGTACCCCGCCACGGACCGCGCTGCTGATGTCGCCGCCACTCGGCGCGCCGACGCCTATATGAATCGCCAGTTTCTCGACCCGGTATTCCTCGGAAGTTACCCCGAAGAACTTGCCGAGATTTTTGGCGTCGACTGGCCCCGCTTTCCGGACGAGGACTTCGCACTCATCCAGCAACCGCTCGACTTTCTTGGCGTCAACTACTACACCAGGAACGTGGTCTGCGATGATCCGTCGGCGCTCCCCATTCGCGCCGGCCGCGTCCGCCAGAATGCAGCACTGCACACGACACTCGACTGGGAAGTCTACCCGGCGGCACTCACCGATGTACTGCTCTGGATCACGGAGCGCTATCCATCACTACCATTGTATATCACCGAGAACGGTGCGGCCTTCCTGGATACCGACCCCGCCGACGCCGAACTCGTGCATGATCCGCTGCGCGTCGACTATTTCCGCTCTCATCTGATGGCCGTGCACGATGCGATCTACCAGGGCGCCGATGTTCGCGGCTACTTCGCCTGGTCACTGCTCGACAACTTCGAGTGGAGCGCCGGCTTCGCCAAGACCTTCGGCCTCTTCCGCGTGGACAAGCCGAGCCAGCGCCGAATTCCCAAAGCCAGTTCTCGCTTCTACACGGATGTGATTCGTTCTCACGGCGAAGCGCTCGGTCGGTAG
- a CDS encoding glycosyl transferase: MTQKHLLSNGEYHLGISSAGAGYSRLGEIELTRWSGDDTRDAEGFFAYLRDVESGHFWSAGVQPAPQRPGWYRVSLAPGLVRIVRHDEGIEVRTEVSVGAAGNFEQRSYTIHNMGKVARHLELTTCLEVVLNVAGADAGHPAFSKLFVQTESLPEFSGLLARRRQRSPEDPTLFLGHALVDPASVTLGAPEFETDRARFIGRGRSLANPVALTATSSLSGTTGNVLDPLFAVRRRFSIPAGASIQLVGILAAGHTRDEVLQLLRDAAARPVDHSGATTEGIIDSLEMLARERPPTVLPAAGGEVVAASGDGLQFPNGFGGFNTAGNEYVIRIDRTADGLRLPPLPWTNVVANPNVGFVASETGLGFTWVGNSRENRLTPWFNDPVSDPAGEALYLVDRSNGVYWSPTPAPVPGNGAYETRHGFGYTKWDHLSSDLVQEVVAFVADELPVKIVRVRVTNRGTESRSLALAWFGEWVLGGVRSATAATTVTESAGAGRVLLARNAASQDFGSAVAFAAINGESIAPVEFTGDRATFLGRYGSAAAPDAIRRDLPLDGRTGPGLDPCAAFRVTADVAPGATVEWSMLLGQSPSRAAALEIIARFGSPDAIEAELDVVQAAWRERLGAVQIETPVPAIDLMVNGWLAYQNLSCRIWARSAMYQSGGAFGYRDQLQDAASLVYHAPHLTREQIVLHAANQFVEGDVMHWWHPPAGRGIRTRFADDLLWLPLLTQYYVDTTGDSSVYDERARFLTACALHEGEDEAFLAPTDSGTSGSVYEHCCRALDRSLAGGVHNLPFIGTGDWNDGMNRVGRLGRGESVWMGFFLYLILERFLPTVVARGEVERAERYRERMRTLHVALNDGGWDGGWYRRAYYDDGAPIGSASSDECQIDAIAQAWSVLAGVASPERAATALDAMELRLVDERAGIIRLLTPPFDKTPHDPGYIKGYLPGVRENGGQYTHAALWAVRALAEAGRRERAVHLFEMLSPVTRGGSVEAIATYQVEPYVVAADVYGEAPHTGRGGWTWYTGSAGWMFRVAFESLLGVTTVDGKMLVLRPCIPGNWPGFTVTYRLPGEGTRYRIVVRRSAGSTTVQSTTSPTRVTDGAVIIDLVRDGREHPVEIDLGDDVGTRYRPSASP, from the coding sequence ATGACCCAGAAGCACCTGCTATCCAACGGTGAATATCACCTCGGGATTTCCTCGGCCGGCGCCGGCTATTCACGACTTGGCGAGATCGAGCTTACCCGTTGGTCGGGTGACGACACCCGTGATGCCGAAGGGTTCTTCGCCTACCTGCGCGATGTCGAGAGCGGTCACTTCTGGTCGGCGGGAGTGCAGCCTGCTCCCCAGCGACCCGGCTGGTATCGCGTCAGCCTCGCCCCAGGACTGGTGCGCATCGTTCGCCACGATGAGGGGATCGAGGTTCGCACCGAGGTCTCCGTTGGCGCGGCGGGGAATTTCGAGCAGCGCAGCTACACCATCCACAACATGGGGAAGGTGGCACGGCACCTCGAACTGACCACCTGTCTGGAAGTCGTCCTCAATGTGGCAGGTGCCGACGCCGGCCACCCCGCATTCTCGAAGCTGTTTGTTCAGACTGAATCACTTCCTGAGTTCTCGGGATTGCTCGCGCGTCGTCGTCAGCGCAGCCCCGAAGATCCGACCCTCTTTCTCGGCCATGCCCTGGTTGACCCGGCGTCGGTGACTCTTGGCGCACCGGAATTCGAAACCGATCGCGCGCGCTTTATTGGTCGCGGTCGGTCGCTCGCCAATCCGGTCGCCCTGACCGCCACCAGCTCGCTCTCCGGGACCACTGGCAATGTGCTGGACCCGCTCTTCGCGGTGCGCCGCCGCTTCAGCATTCCTGCGGGCGCATCGATTCAGCTGGTGGGGATTCTCGCCGCGGGCCACACTCGCGACGAAGTCCTGCAGCTGCTGCGCGATGCCGCGGCCCGGCCCGTCGATCATAGCGGCGCAACCACTGAAGGGATCATTGATTCGCTCGAGATGCTGGCACGCGAACGTCCGCCTACGGTGCTCCCCGCTGCTGGGGGTGAGGTGGTCGCCGCGTCTGGCGATGGGCTGCAATTTCCGAACGGCTTCGGCGGCTTCAATACTGCTGGAAACGAGTATGTCATCCGGATCGATCGCACGGCAGATGGCCTTCGACTCCCGCCGCTTCCCTGGACCAACGTCGTGGCCAACCCGAACGTCGGCTTCGTGGCATCGGAGACCGGGCTCGGCTTCACCTGGGTCGGCAACAGCCGGGAGAACCGGCTCACCCCATGGTTCAACGACCCCGTCAGCGACCCGGCCGGCGAGGCGCTCTATCTCGTCGACCGTAGCAACGGAGTCTACTGGTCACCCACGCCGGCGCCCGTTCCTGGTAACGGTGCATATGAGACCAGGCACGGCTTCGGGTACACGAAGTGGGATCATCTCTCCAGTGATCTGGTACAGGAGGTCGTCGCGTTCGTCGCGGATGAACTTCCGGTGAAAATTGTGCGAGTGCGGGTTACCAATCGCGGGACCGAGAGTCGCTCCCTGGCCCTCGCCTGGTTCGGCGAATGGGTCCTCGGCGGCGTGCGATCGGCGACGGCTGCCACCACGGTCACGGAGTCGGCCGGGGCCGGTCGCGTGTTGCTCGCGCGGAACGCGGCGAGCCAGGATTTCGGGAGCGCGGTTGCCTTCGCCGCCATCAATGGTGAGTCGATCGCTCCGGTCGAGTTCACCGGTGATCGTGCGACCTTCCTTGGGCGCTACGGCAGTGCAGCCGCGCCCGACGCGATCCGCCGGGACCTGCCGCTCGACGGACGCACTGGTCCCGGCCTCGATCCGTGCGCGGCGTTTCGCGTCACCGCCGACGTAGCGCCGGGTGCCACCGTCGAATGGTCGATGCTTCTCGGACAATCGCCGTCGCGCGCGGCAGCGCTGGAAATCATTGCCCGGTTCGGGTCACCCGATGCGATCGAGGCGGAGCTCGACGTCGTGCAGGCGGCCTGGCGGGAACGGCTGGGTGCCGTGCAGATCGAGACGCCGGTGCCGGCGATCGACTTGATGGTCAATGGCTGGCTGGCGTACCAGAACCTGAGTTGCCGCATCTGGGCCCGCTCCGCGATGTATCAGTCGGGAGGTGCCTTCGGCTATCGTGACCAGCTCCAGGACGCGGCCTCGCTCGTCTACCACGCGCCGCATCTCACTCGCGAGCAGATCGTGCTGCACGCCGCCAATCAGTTCGTCGAGGGCGACGTGATGCACTGGTGGCATCCTCCGGCGGGGCGTGGCATTCGCACCCGGTTTGCCGATGACCTCCTCTGGCTGCCGCTGCTGACGCAATACTACGTCGACACCACGGGTGATTCGTCGGTCTATGATGAGCGGGCCCGCTTTCTCACTGCGTGCGCGCTGCATGAAGGGGAAGACGAGGCCTTCCTGGCACCAACGGATTCGGGCACCTCGGGATCCGTCTACGAACATTGCTGTCGGGCGCTCGATCGGTCTCTCGCTGGCGGGGTCCACAACCTCCCGTTCATCGGCACCGGTGACTGGAACGACGGCATGAATCGCGTCGGACGACTCGGCCGCGGCGAGTCGGTCTGGATGGGCTTCTTCCTCTACCTGATTCTCGAGCGCTTCCTCCCCACCGTGGTTGCGCGGGGTGAGGTTGAACGCGCCGAGCGGTACCGTGAACGGATGCGGACGCTGCACGTGGCGCTCAATGACGGTGGGTGGGATGGCGGCTGGTATCGTCGCGCCTACTACGATGATGGTGCGCCGATCGGATCCGCGTCGAGTGACGAATGCCAGATCGATGCGATCGCGCAGGCATGGTCGGTACTTGCGGGTGTGGCCTCGCCAGAGCGGGCCGCCACAGCGCTCGATGCGATGGAGCTGCGACTGGTCGATGAGCGGGCCGGCATCATCCGCCTGTTGACCCCGCCCTTCGACAAGACGCCGCACGACCCCGGCTACATCAAGGGGTATCTGCCTGGCGTCCGTGAGAATGGTGGGCAATACACTCACGCGGCGCTCTGGGCGGTTCGTGCATTGGCAGAGGCGGGTCGACGCGAGCGGGCAGTACACCTCTTCGAAATGCTCAGCCCGGTCACCCGCGGCGGCTCGGTCGAGGCCATCGCGACCTACCAGGTGGAACCGTATGTCGTGGCGGCCGATGTCTACGGCGAGGCGCCGCATACCGGTCGCGGCGGCTGGACGTGGTACACGGGTTCGGCGGGGTGGATGTTCCGGGTCGCCTTCGAATCACTGCTGGGTGTGACGACGGTCGACGGCAAGATGCTGGTGCTGCGGCCCTGCATCCCGGGCAATTGGCCCGGATTCACGGTGACGTATCGGCTCCCGGGCGAGGGCACGCGCTACCGCATCGTCGTGAGGCGGTCTGCCGGGTCGACAACGGTGCAATCCACTACATCACCGACACGGGTGACCGATGGTGCAGTCATCATCGACCTCGTGCGCGACGGTCGTGAGCATCCGGTCGAGATCGACCTGGGCGATGACGTTGGGACCCGCTACCGACCGAGCGCTTCGCCGTGA
- a CDS encoding discoidin domain-containing protein, giving the protein MMSALLLASLLVPLRGDTAQVLDAFDRIEGWSAHPADGVALTLHGDVGRRGRAMRLDFGFTGGGYAIARRALALPLHDNYAFTFWIKGSAAPNTLEFKLIDASGENVWWYTERDRHFSGAWEKITIRKRQIAFAWGPKGGGELREVASLELVITAGSGGGKGSVWFDDLAIAPLPDSGPYTLTPAITATSSEAGHTASAAIDGNGITVWRAGRARASLTLDFLRSREFGAVSLVWEPEHAPVRLTLLASEDARRWHVVESRQRGRGLSDHFYLPDSDVRYLRLDVVAGSASRPVGLREWRIEPLESAASRNAFFKLVASDAARGTFPRYLSGEAAAWTVVGVNGARDEALLGEDGALEPGTGAFSIEPFLYLEGKLRSWNDAQRSASLAQGRLPIPTVSWRVGDATLDVTAFARGSATASSLIGRYRITNHGASPLRTTLYLAIRPFQVNPPWQFLGTPGGTSRIDSLRWDRSQVVVNGLREVRALTAGARFGAVPFARGDIVEYLRARALPVGTTVQDAFGAASGALSWPVNLAPGASTTVDIEVPFDRGFLPPLRAAGVDTALQQVTAGWAHSVDAASITLPGEGARITNSIASTIGYILVNRDSAALQPGSRSYERSWIRDGALTSTALLRFGHASEVRDFLLWYARYQYPDGKIPCCVDRRGADPVAEHDSHGEFIYLVMEYFRHTGDRALLAHLWPNVRAAVGYLDSLRRTHRTAEYRSGEQALYFGLLPPSISHEGYSAKAMHSYWDDFFALRGFKDATTMAALLGQTEDAHRLAASRDEFAADLYASIDGVMKARKIDFIPGAADLGDFDATSTTIALSPADELPRLPRAALERTFERYFANASARSVAGNAWVNYTPYELRTVGAMLRLGWKERALTMLDTFLADQEPTAWNQWPEVVWHDRTAPKFLGDLPHTWVGSDFLRSAADLFVYEREADSALIVGAGIRDAWLADSGVAVNRLSTWWGPLSYTAKHVGAATVVTIAAGVAVPPGGVLLHAPGSVRPTRALVNGAAVPISPDGTVTLRALPARIEFDQ; this is encoded by the coding sequence ATGATGAGCGCCTTGCTGCTCGCCTCGCTGCTGGTGCCTTTGCGGGGGGACACCGCGCAGGTGCTCGATGCCTTCGACCGGATCGAAGGCTGGAGCGCCCACCCGGCCGATGGCGTGGCACTCACTCTCCACGGCGATGTGGGACGTCGAGGCCGAGCGATGAGGCTGGACTTCGGCTTCACCGGCGGAGGGTACGCCATCGCTCGCCGAGCACTCGCTCTGCCGCTGCACGACAACTATGCCTTCACCTTCTGGATCAAGGGGAGTGCGGCGCCAAATACACTCGAATTCAAGCTGATTGATGCGAGCGGCGAGAATGTCTGGTGGTACACCGAGCGCGATCGTCACTTTTCCGGCGCGTGGGAGAAGATCACCATCCGCAAGCGACAGATCGCATTCGCCTGGGGTCCCAAGGGGGGCGGGGAACTCAGGGAGGTGGCGTCCCTCGAGCTGGTGATCACCGCCGGCAGCGGTGGTGGGAAGGGGAGCGTCTGGTTCGACGATCTCGCGATTGCGCCCTTGCCCGACAGCGGGCCCTACACGCTGACCCCTGCCATCACGGCGACGAGCAGTGAGGCAGGCCACACGGCGAGCGCTGCGATCGATGGCAATGGTATCACTGTTTGGCGGGCGGGTCGCGCGCGGGCATCTCTCACTCTCGACTTCCTGCGGAGCCGCGAATTCGGCGCGGTTTCGTTAGTCTGGGAGCCAGAACACGCTCCCGTGCGGCTGACTCTGCTCGCCTCCGAAGACGCAAGACGCTGGCACGTGGTCGAGTCGCGGCAACGTGGGCGAGGGCTTTCGGATCACTTCTACCTTCCCGACAGTGACGTGCGCTATCTGCGACTCGACGTCGTGGCGGGTTCCGCTAGCCGACCCGTCGGCCTCCGCGAGTGGCGCATCGAGCCCCTCGAGTCGGCCGCATCACGAAATGCGTTCTTCAAACTGGTCGCCAGTGATGCAGCACGAGGCACCTTCCCGCGGTACCTGAGTGGTGAGGCGGCAGCGTGGACCGTCGTCGGTGTCAATGGCGCGCGCGACGAAGCACTGCTCGGGGAAGACGGTGCGCTCGAGCCCGGGACCGGTGCCTTCAGCATCGAGCCATTTCTGTATCTGGAAGGGAAGCTACGAAGCTGGAACGACGCTCAGCGGAGCGCTTCGCTGGCCCAGGGACGGCTGCCGATTCCGACGGTGAGCTGGCGCGTGGGCGACGCCACCCTCGACGTGACCGCATTCGCGCGCGGTTCGGCGACGGCATCCAGCCTCATCGGCCGCTATCGCATCACCAACCACGGCGCGTCGCCGTTGCGGACGACGCTCTACCTCGCGATCCGACCGTTCCAGGTCAACCCGCCCTGGCAATTCCTCGGCACACCGGGCGGAACCAGCCGGATCGACTCGTTACGCTGGGATCGGAGTCAGGTGGTGGTGAACGGGCTGCGCGAGGTCCGGGCACTTACCGCCGGCGCACGTTTCGGCGCCGTTCCCTTTGCCCGCGGCGATATCGTGGAGTATCTCCGTGCGCGGGCGCTGCCGGTCGGCACCACGGTGCAGGATGCCTTTGGCGCGGCCTCGGGGGCGCTGTCGTGGCCCGTCAACCTTGCACCAGGCGCGAGTACCACCGTCGACATCGAAGTGCCTTTCGATCGCGGCTTCCTGCCGCCGCTTCGCGCGGCCGGGGTCGACACCGCCTTGCAACAGGTGACCGCCGGATGGGCGCACTCGGTCGATGCCGCGAGCATCACGCTGCCGGGTGAGGGTGCGCGCATCACGAACAGCATTGCCAGCACGATCGGCTACATCCTCGTCAATCGGGATAGCGCGGCCCTCCAGCCCGGTTCCCGTTCCTATGAGCGCTCCTGGATCCGCGATGGGGCGCTGACCTCGACCGCGCTGCTCCGGTTCGGGCACGCCAGCGAAGTGCGTGATTTTCTGCTCTGGTACGCCCGCTATCAGTATCCTGACGGCAAGATTCCCTGTTGCGTCGATCGCCGCGGGGCCGACCCGGTGGCAGAGCACGACAGTCACGGGGAGTTCATCTATCTGGTGATGGAGTACTTCCGGCATACGGGCGATCGCGCCCTGCTCGCACACCTCTGGCCCAACGTGCGGGCTGCCGTCGGCTATCTCGACTCGCTCCGGCGGACTCACCGGACCGCGGAATACCGGAGTGGCGAGCAGGCCCTCTATTTCGGACTGCTGCCGCCCTCGATCAGCCACGAAGGGTATTCGGCAAAGGCCATGCATTCCTACTGGGATGATTTCTTTGCCCTGCGCGGTTTCAAGGATGCTACCACAATGGCGGCGCTGCTCGGCCAGACTGAAGATGCGCACCGGCTCGCCGCCAGTCGGGACGAGTTTGCGGCCGACCTCTACGCCTCGATCGACGGCGTGATGAAGGCGCGAAAGATCGATTTCATTCCCGGTGCGGCAGACCTCGGGGATTTCGATGCGACCTCAACGACGATCGCGTTGTCGCCGGCGGACGAACTGCCGCGGCTTCCGCGAGCTGCGCTGGAGCGAACATTCGAGCGCTACTTCGCCAATGCGAGCGCCCGCAGCGTCGCCGGCAACGCCTGGGTGAACTACACGCCCTACGAGCTGCGAACCGTCGGCGCCATGCTCCGCCTGGGCTGGAAAGAGCGCGCACTCACCATGCTCGATACCTTCCTCGCCGACCAGGAGCCCACGGCATGGAATCAGTGGCCTGAGGTGGTGTGGCACGACCGCACCGCGCCGAAGTTCCTCGGCGATCTGCCCCATACCTGGGTCGGATCGGATTTCCTCAGGTCCGCTGCCGATCTCTTCGTCTACGAACGCGAGGCAGACAGCGCGCTGATCGTTGGCGCCGGGATCCGTGATGCCTGGCTCGCCGATAGTGGTGTCGCAGTCAATCGGCTGAGCACCTGGTGGGGGCCGCTCAGCTACACGGCGAAGCATGTCGGCGCCGCCACGGTGGTCACCATCGCTGCCGGGGTTGCCGTGCCGCCAGGCGGTGTGCTTCTTCACGCTCCCGGGAGTGTGCGTCCGACGCGAGCCCTCGTCAACGGCGCTGCTGTACCGATTTCACCGGATGGTACCGTGACACTCCGAGCACTCCCCGCCCGCATCGAATTCGACCAATGA
- a CDS encoding carbohydrate ABC transporter permease, with protein sequence MKLRWRSVGLHALLFVGALLAASPLLWMVSASLMRSGEANTSPPPLLPHHPSLEHYRALFLSQNMGRYFANSLIIALGGTILAVLITGMAGYAFAKLRFRGSKAIFRALLAGMVIPGQVAMLPMFILLREMGLINTLFGAMIPVLAPIYGIFLVRQYALSIPDDLLDAARLDGASEFRVFRSIVLPSLGPVLATLGVFTFLSAWNDFMWPLIVLSDDARYNLPVALANLAGEHVQDVELMMAGAVVTVVPVFIAFLFLQRYYIQGIMAGSVKG encoded by the coding sequence GTGAAGCTCCGCTGGCGTTCGGTTGGGCTCCATGCCCTGCTCTTCGTGGGGGCACTCCTCGCGGCGAGTCCGTTGCTGTGGATGGTCTCCGCGTCGTTGATGCGGTCGGGGGAGGCCAACACCTCGCCGCCACCGCTGCTGCCGCACCATCCCTCGCTCGAGCACTATCGCGCGCTCTTTTTGTCGCAGAACATGGGGCGCTACTTCGCCAACTCGCTGATCATCGCCCTCGGCGGGACGATCCTCGCCGTCCTGATCACCGGAATGGCGGGCTATGCCTTCGCGAAGCTGCGCTTCCGAGGTAGCAAGGCGATCTTCCGCGCGCTGCTGGCCGGGATGGTGATCCCGGGGCAGGTCGCCATGCTGCCGATGTTCATCCTGCTCCGCGAGATGGGGCTGATCAACACGCTCTTCGGAGCGATGATCCCGGTGCTGGCGCCGATCTACGGCATCTTCCTGGTGCGGCAGTATGCCCTCTCGATCCCTGACGATCTGCTCGATGCCGCGCGGCTCGATGGCGCCAGTGAATTCCGCGTCTTCCGCTCGATCGTGCTCCCGTCGCTCGGTCCCGTGCTCGCGACACTAGGCGTCTTCACCTTCCTGAGTGCCTGGAATGACTTCATGTGGCCGCTCATCGTCCTGAGCGACGATGCGCGCTACAATCTTCCCGTGGCGCTCGCGAATCTTGCCGGTGAACACGTCCAGGATGTCGAGCTGATGATGGCCGGCGCCGTGGTCACGGTGGTGCCGGTGTTCATCGCCTTCCTCTTCCTGCAGCGCTACTACATCCAGGGGATCATGGCGGGGAGCGTCAAGGGATGA
- a CDS encoding sugar ABC transporter permease, giving the protein MEAEARAEARAGWAFVAPALLLIGIFFAIPVLGAFVLSFTDFDLYSIADLGNTRFIGLKNYHDLATSPLFWKALKNTLYFVVVGGPLSAAVSLAAAIAINAKLVRFKPFFRSAFFAPWVTTLVAMALVWRYIYHPQYGLLNAALGVVGVGPIDWLGDPHWAMPSLILLSVWKNFGYNMLVFLAGLQSIPDELYEAASLDGAGAWSRFRHVTLPMLGPTFVFVGVVTMIASFQIFSEPYVMTQGGPLKSTLTLVLYMYEEGFRWWRLGFSASIAVVLFLLTLLGTLIQLRLQRQSAP; this is encoded by the coding sequence ATCGAAGCGGAGGCACGGGCCGAGGCGAGGGCAGGGTGGGCCTTCGTGGCGCCGGCGCTGCTGCTGATCGGGATCTTCTTCGCGATCCCGGTGCTCGGCGCGTTCGTGCTGAGCTTCACCGACTTCGATCTCTATTCCATCGCCGACCTCGGCAACACCCGCTTCATCGGCCTCAAGAACTATCACGACCTGGCCACGTCGCCACTCTTCTGGAAGGCGCTCAAGAACACGCTCTACTTCGTGGTCGTCGGCGGCCCGCTGTCGGCGGCGGTCTCGCTCGCCGCCGCCATTGCGATCAACGCCAAGCTGGTTCGCTTCAAGCCGTTCTTCCGAAGTGCCTTCTTCGCGCCGTGGGTCACGACGCTGGTCGCGATGGCGCTGGTATGGCGATACATCTACCACCCGCAGTATGGTCTGCTCAACGCGGCCCTCGGGGTGGTTGGCGTCGGGCCGATCGACTGGCTTGGCGACCCGCACTGGGCGATGCCCTCGTTGATTCTGCTCTCGGTCTGGAAGAACTTCGGCTACAACATGCTGGTCTTTCTCGCCGGGTTGCAGAGCATTCCCGATGAGCTCTACGAGGCCGCGTCGCTCGATGGGGCAGGGGCCTGGAGCCGGTTCCGGCACGTCACCTTGCCGATGCTCGGGCCGACGTTTGTGTTCGTGGGCGTGGTAACGATGATTGCCTCGTTCCAGATCTTCAGCGAGCCGTATGTGATGACCCAGGGCGGCCCGCTCAAGAGCACGCTGACGCTGGTGCTCTATATGTATGAGGAAGGCTTCCGCTGGTGGCGCCTTGGCTTCTCGGCGTCCATTGCGGTCGTGCTCTTCCTGCTCACACTGCTGGGCACCTTGATTCAGCTGCGGTTGCAGCGGCAGAGTGCCCCGTGA